The following proteins are co-located in the Cyprinus carpio isolate SPL01 chromosome B19, ASM1834038v1, whole genome shotgun sequence genome:
- the LOC109066062 gene encoding syncoilin-like yields MEGQEINFEQAYGSLSETDKTFEPLFIEEEDEDYFEDCLEEIEAALTLPGESMPYSKKCREALQAEFNGLMQQMLAQLDVFDAAHPTTAPLELYSETVNKMDKNGFTKTIKFGETCIPEKEQTVLEVEDNTVFNPVEARPELTATMEIQKLREAFESCIEEVGQLERRRDELVQELLELEEPMAQELQTVREALRKEQSLLSKVRLERLSLHEDTQKTKRRLFIAARDCAQRQVQLELQRKEVEQLNQAQEELKALAVKLAEEITKIHSDHQSHLQELQKQLNTTQESSKKKNRSYVTQGRRASCDLQQYLHGGIKALEEFYEPRLVSLLKRREATMDALSKAKEQCLELRSQLGPLRGEEQMLRLQRTCLEERIQLMERQRRENVEQYRDTVDALEENIRELKTELKIQVKKTEELNMLKNNTARELFFYREHVEGTCKQENSVAVEKT; encoded by the exons ATGGAGGGTCAAGAAATTAACTTTGAGCAAGCTTATGGGTCTCTATCGGAGACAGACAAAACGTTTGAACCCTTATTCAttgaggaggaagatgaagacTACTTTGAAGACTGCTTGGAAGAGATTGAGGCTGCTCTAACTCTTCCTGGAGAGTCCATGCCTTATTCAAAAAAATGCAGAGAAGCTTTGCAAGCTGAGTTTAATGGACTTATGCAACAGATGTTGGCACAGTTAGATGTTTTTGATGCAGCCCATCCAACTACTGCACCACTGGAGTTATATTCAGAAACAGTGAACAAAATGGACAAGAATGGATTCACAAAAACAATCAAGTTCGGAGAGACGTGCATTCCTGAGAAAGAGCAAACTGTGTTGGAGGTTGAAGATAATACTGTTTTCAACCCTGTCGAGGCAAGGCCTGAGTTGACTGCCACCATGGAAATACAAAAGCTCAGAGAAGCATTTGAGAGCTGTATTGAGGAGGTGGGCCAGCTGGAGCGCAGAAGGGATGAGTTGGTTCAGGAGCTTCTGGAGTTGGAGGAGCCAATGGCCCAAGAGCTGCAGACTGTGAGGGAGGCTCTGAGGAAAGAACAAAGCCTCCTGTCCAAAGTCAGACTGGAAAGACTGAGCCTGCATGAGGACACTCAAAAGACCAAGAGACGCCTCTTCATAGCGGCCCGAGACTGTGCACAGAGACAAGTGCAGCTTGAATTACAACGAAAAGAGGTGGAGCAGCTCAACCAAGCTCAG GAGGAGCTGAAGGCCCTTGCTGTTAAGCTGGCTGAGGAGATCACCAAGATTCACTCAGATCACCAAAGCCACCTGCAGGAACTACAAAAGCAACTGAACACCACTCAGGAATCCAGCAAGAAGAAAAATCGCTCTTATGTAACTCAAGGACGACGGGCCTCTTGTGACCTCCAGCAGTACCTGCATGGTGGGATAAAAGCTCTAGAGGAGTTCTACGAGCCCCGGTTAGTGTCCCTGCTGAAGAGACGGGAGGCCACCATGGATGCCCTCAGTAAGGCTAAAGAGCAATGCCTGGAGCTGAGGTCCCAGTTAGGACCACTGAGAGGAGAGGAGCAGATGCTGAGACTCCAGAGAACTTGTCTGGAGGAGAGGATCCAACtaatggagagacagaggagggaAAATGTGGAACAATATCGG GACACAGTTGATGCCTTAGAGGAGAACATCAGAGAACTGAAAACTGAGCTCAAGATCCAGGTAAAGAAGACAGAAGAACTGAATATGCTGAAGAACAACACGGCCAGAGAGCTGTTCTTCTACAG AGAGCATGTAGAGGGCACCTGCAAGCAAGAGAACAGTGTGGCGGTGGAAAAAACCTAA